A single genomic interval of Diceros bicornis minor isolate mBicDic1 chromosome 12 unlocalized genomic scaffold, mDicBic1.mat.cur SUPER_12_unloc_2, whole genome shotgun sequence harbors:
- the LOC131401636 gene encoding 5'-3' exoribonuclease 2-like: MKKDQPAFTPGAILTPHALGSRNSPGSQVASNPRQAAYEMRMQNNSSPSVSPNTSFTSDGSPSPIGGIKRKAEDSDSEPEPEDNVRLWEAGWKQRYYKNKFDVDAADDKFRRKVVQSYVEGLCWVLRYYYQGCASWKWYYPFHYAPFASDFEGIADMPSDFEKGTKPFKPVEQLMGVFPAASGNFLPPSWQKLMSDPDSSIIDFYPEDFAIDLNGKKYAWQDFVRMTI, translated from the exons atgaag AAAGATCAACCAGCTTTCACTCCTGGTGCaatattaacccctcatgccttgggttcaagaaattcaccaggttctcaagtagccagtaatccgagacaagcagcctatgaaatgaggatgcagaataattct AGTCCTTCAGTATCTCCTAATACGAGTTTCACTTCTGATGGCTCCCCGTCTCCGATAGGAGGAATTAAgcgaaaagcagaagacagtgacagtgaacctgaaccagaggataacgtcag gctttgggaagctggttggaagcagcggtactacaagaacaaatttgaTGTTGATGCAGCTGATGACAAATTCCGTCGTAAAGTTGTACAGTCTTACgttgaagggctctgctgggttcttcgatattattaccag ggctgtgcttcctggaagtggtattatccatttcattatgCACCATTTGCTTCAGACTTTGAAGGTATTGCAGacatgccttctgattttgagaagggtactaaaccg tttaAACCAGTGGAACAACTTATGGGAGTTTTTCCAGCTGCAAGTGGTAACTTCCTACCTCCATCATGGCAGAAGCTCATGAGTGATCCT gattctagtataattgacttctaccctgaagattttgctattgatttaaatgggaagaaatatgcctggcaag attttgtaagaatgacaatataa